The Coffea eugenioides isolate CCC68of unplaced genomic scaffold, Ceug_1.0 ScVebR1_2694;HRSCAF=3769, whole genome shotgun sequence genome includes a window with the following:
- the LOC113757069 gene encoding TPR repeat-containing protein ZIP4-like: MRIAEISSPELRRSHDQESGPHSHTLSQIESSIKQLELHSPSTILPEALSSDLRYALTQLTQLAPFPNSVCLSIWKLSYRLWNACVDLSNAFAASGIKSSEEHAKLRQVSADLLFLASDVVGIPSPAFKCASFFYKTGRVWHDLNKFDLASSCFEKATDLVSKVEISSISDNDEHKLVLNLNLARSRTAWEVSDRNLSIMLLSRSKNALFGISENYKALASQYLMFGKVILSKNEVSGVNEALKLMNEALELCEKGLRIAKTTEETLALKDLRAKALRFIAAAHLQRDEFDNVLKCVRVLRDGGGDQHPSLSVLAMKAWLGLARYGEAEKELKGMVINKGIPEGVWVSAVESFFQAAGTAGADTAKSVFLGLLGRCHVSAGSAFRVVNRVVGDSGGGSGEGSRVRAKVVVELVSDERVVALFAGEEASKERTAMHALLWNRAAEHFRSKDFQISAELFEKSMLYVPYDLENRMLRAKGFRVLCLCHLGLSQLDQAEEYITEAEKLQPDIASAFLKFKIYLQRKDHCNAIAQVQVMSSCLDFSPDFLSLSAHEAVACQSLPVAVASLSHLLNFYSLGKPMPAMEVAVFRTLVTILTKETGHASDILQYIKRALDRVSEIGADCFFGKGEVGKREKNWFAVNAWNFGVQMGKEKSYGLSAQFFRLASEFYSIKFDADIEDYNLMVCKSLILCVSAIIADEKQTNSTLLETEVKAAIELSDRAGKILLSSSAISLQDEHKETSIESDFIFMHAWSAYDLYSRLSDMGQKQMLLIRSFASSKSCNPLHLLQIGLDASQGPRSNPEVAGFALNSCLSALLASPSPDYQYVALILRKLISVSTIFKGDTDDAVISIYKQADRIMVGLKEGEYPTEEAKWLSMTAWNRAALPLRLGQTEVAEKWMNIGLELAKKVPGMQTYRSCMEDFVSGYEKRFRELGNGENRPIMVS, from the exons ATGAGAATAGCAGAGATCTCCTCGCCGGAGCTCAGACGTAGCCACGATCAAGAGTCCGGACCTCACTCTCACACACTTTCACAAATCGAGTCATCAATTAAACAACTCGAACTCCATTCTCCTTCCACCATCTTACCGGAAGCTCTCTCCTCCGACCTCCGTTATGCCCTGACTCAGCTGACACAGCTCGCGCCCTTCCCCAACTCAGTTTGTCTCAGCATCTGGAAACTCAGCTACCGACTCTGGAATGCCTGCGTCGATCTCTCCAACGCCTTCGCCGCCAGCGGCATCAAATCCTCCGAAGAGCACGCTAAGCTCCGTCAAGTCTCCGCTGACCTCCTCTTCCTCGCCTCTGACGTCGTCGGTATTCCTTCCCCGGCATTCAAGTGCGCCTCCTTCTTCTACAAGACCGGTCGCGTTTGGCACGATCTCAACAAATTCGACCTCGCGAGTAGTTGCTTCGAAAAAGCTACGGATCTCGTATCCAAAGTTGAAATTAGTTCAATTTCAGATAACGATGAGCACAAGCTTGTGTTAAATCTAAATCTAGCTAGATCCCGGACTGCTTGGGAAGTTTCTGATAGGAATTTGTCGATTATGTTACTTAGTCGGTCAAAAAATGCACTGTTTGGAATTTCAGAGAACTACAAAGCATTAGCATCTCAGTATTTGATGTTCGGAAAAGTTATTTTGTCGAAAAATGAAGTTTCTGGAGTGAATGAAGCGTTAAAATTGATGAATGAAGCACTGGAGTTGTGTGAAAAGGGGTTGAGGATTGCGAAGACAACAGAGGAGACTTTAGCACTGAAGGATTTGAGAGCAAAAGCGCTGCGCTTCATAGCCGCTGCTCATTTGCAGAGGGATGAATTTGATAATGTTCTCAAGTGCGTGAGAGTTTTGAGGGATGGTGGCGGGGACCAGCACCCAAGTTTGAGCGTGTTGGCCATGAAGGCGTGGTTGGGATTAGCAAGATATGGGGAAGCAGAGAAGGAGCTGAAAGGCATGGTAATAAATAAGGGGATTCCAGAGGGGGTTTGGGTCTCTGCAGTTGAATCATTCTTTCAGGCAGCTGGCACGGCTGGTGCCGATACCGCAAAAAGCGTGTTTTTGGGGCTATTAGGAAGGTGCCACGTCAGTGCTGGATCAGCTTTTAGAGTGGTAAACAGGGTGGTTGGAGATAGTGGAGGCGGCAGTGGGGAAGGTTCAAGAGTGAGGGCAAAAGTGGTGGTGGAACTGGTGTCTGATGAGAGGGTTGTGGCGCTTTTCGCTGGAGAAGAGGCATCTAAAGAGAGGACTGCGATGCATGCTCTTCTTTGGAACCG TGCTGCAGAACATTTTCGATCCAAAGATTTTCAGATCAGTGCTGAGCTGTTTGAAAAGTCTATGCTCTATGTCCCTTATGACTTAGAGAATAGAATGCTCAGAGCAAAGGGCTTTAGAGTTCTCTGTCTCTGTCACTTAGGCCTTTCACAACTAGATCAAGCTGAAGAGTACATTACTGAAGCAGAAAAG CTTCAACCTGATATAGCTAGTGCCTTCCTTAAG TTTAAAATTTACCtgcaaaggaaggatcactgtAATGCAATAGCTCAGGTGCAAGTGATGTCAAGCTGTCTTGACTTCAGTCCTGATTTCCTCTCACTTTCGGCACATGAAGCTGTTGCCTGCCAATCTCTTCCTGTTGCAGTTGCTTCTTTGTCCCATCTCCTAAACTTCTACTCCTTAGGAAAGCCAATGCCAGCCATGGAAGTTGCAGTTTTTCGGACCTTAGTAACAATTCTTACAAAAGAGACTGGCCATGCATCTGATATTCTACAATACATTAAACGTGCTCTTGATAGGGTATCTGAGATTGGAGCTGACTGCTTTTTTGGAAAAGGTGAGGTTGGAAAACGGGAAAAGAATTGGTTTGCAGTGAATGCGTGGAATTTTGGGGTGCAAATGGGGAAAGAAAAAAGTTATGGACTATCAGCACAGTTTTTCAGATTGGCGTCAGAGTTCTATAGCATCAAATTTGATGCAGACATAGAGGATTACAACTTAATGGTCTGTAAATCATTGATATTGTGTGTTTCTGCAATTATTGCTGATGAAAAGCAGACAAATAGCACGCTGCTAGAAACTGAAGTTAAAGCAGCCATTGAACTGTCAGATAGAGCTGGAAAG ATTTTATTATCAAGCTCTGCAATCTCTTTGCAAGATGAACATAAAGAAACCAGCATAGAGTCtgacttcatttttatgcacgCTTGGAGTGCCTACGATCTATATTCAAGGCTAAGTGACATGGGACAAAAGCAGATGCTTTTGATAAGAAGCTTTGCTAGTTCTAAATCTTGCAATCCTTTGCATCTTCTTCAGATCGGTCTTGATGCCTCACAGGGACCACGATCCAACCCTGAAGTAGCTGGTTTTGCCCTGAATTCTTGCCTTTCTGCTCTCCTTGCTTCCCCTTCTCCTGATTACCAATATGTGGCTTTAATTCTGAGGAAATTAATTTCTGTAAGCACTATTTTTAAGGGTGATACAGATGATGCAGTAATTAGCATATACAAACAAGCAGACCGAATCATGGTGGGTTTGAAGGAAGGGGAGTATCCCACTGAAGAGGCAAAATGGCTTTCCATGACAGCATGGAACCGAGCAGCACTTCCTCTGAGGTTGGGACAGACTGA